In Candidatus Hydrogenedentota bacterium, the following are encoded in one genomic region:
- a CDS encoding right-handed parallel beta-helix repeat-containing protein, producing the protein MNNRSTLLLLALLLSCSLTPAARAEIHYFVSPAGNDAWSGSLADANAEASDGPVKTVQRARDLIRERKAAGGLTEAVNVYLRGGLYQIAEAITFTPDDSGTANAPISYRAYTGETPIISGGMQITGWRQEGDFWVADLPAEAAVKDFHELWVGDARRTPARIPNETNPAGDEPLDSEFFYTTGPVMETGADGKETPSATKFAFNPEQLQRWESLNDAIVVVFHSWGTSLLRIKSIDWERNIIEFTGPARWHFTRWQKEQRYYVEHLFEALDTPGEWYLNRKTNKIYYMPMKGETLEGFRATIPQARQLIVLKGDPASGAFVEHLQFQGLELRHCEYPIAPEGHSDAQAAFRVDAAFETAGARHILIEDCRIANVGTYGIWLRAGSQHVTVRRNELTDLGAGGVRIGEGSSPESDAFAADHNVIDNNFLHDGGRVWREAVGVWIGRASHNAVTHNEISDFRYTGVSVGWSWGYDPSSAHHNKINFNHIHHIGRSQLNDMGGVYLLGVSPGTEVKNNLVHDVISHPALYGGWGLYTDEGSTDIVLENNVVYNTRTGGFHQHYGRDNRVVNNVFAFSHTPNIIRTRNEEHNSFFFERNIVYFNNGQLLGSNWQNDNFTMDHNIYWDTSGRPITFKERTFTEWQAAGHDRHSVIANPLFRNAEAADFTLAPDSPALALGFRPIDLSAVGLYGPPEWVEKPRKIARAPFVPPLPRQPSLVSVEKIWDGAPHNAFTDILRHDEYFYVTFREAENHVGTDGLIRVIRSKDGAAWESCGLLSEDSIDLRDPKISVTPDKRLMLIMGGSDYEGGELVGRQPRVAFSSNGTDWSAPQRVCSPGDWLWRVTWRDGVAWGVSNHYVVGEDDPRSLLLYTSADGVNWRIRSVLDITGNRFEVTARFLPDDTMMLLARREEADQGAYIGTSKPPYTDWNWNNAGLRAGGPDFIRLPDGSLWAGFRNYVGKATTVFAYMTETALQPVITLPSGGDTSYPGFLWHGDVLWMTYYSSHEEKTSIYLAKIAFE; encoded by the coding sequence ATGAATAACCGTTCCACACTGCTCTTGCTCGCCCTGTTGTTGTCCTGCTCGCTGACACCCGCCGCCCGCGCCGAAATACACTACTTCGTCTCTCCCGCGGGCAACGACGCCTGGTCGGGCTCGCTCGCCGACGCCAACGCCGAGGCCTCGGACGGCCCGGTGAAGACCGTGCAGCGCGCGCGGGACCTCATCCGCGAACGCAAAGCGGCCGGCGGGCTCACCGAAGCGGTCAACGTCTACCTGCGCGGCGGGCTATATCAAATTGCGGAGGCAATCACCTTCACGCCGGACGACTCGGGTACGGCGAATGCACCAATCAGCTACCGCGCCTACACCGGTGAGACGCCAATCATTTCCGGCGGCATGCAAATTACCGGATGGCGCCAGGAGGGCGACTTCTGGGTGGCGGACCTGCCGGCGGAGGCCGCCGTGAAGGATTTCCACGAGCTCTGGGTCGGTGATGCCCGTCGCACACCCGCGCGGATTCCCAACGAAACTAATCCAGCGGGGGACGAGCCCCTGGACAGCGAATTTTTCTACACCACGGGACCGGTGATGGAAACAGGCGCCGATGGCAAGGAGACGCCGAGTGCGACGAAGTTCGCCTTCAATCCGGAGCAGCTCCAACGCTGGGAATCGCTCAATGACGCGATCGTGGTGGTGTTTCACTCGTGGGGCACCTCGCTCCTGCGCATCAAGAGCATCGACTGGGAACGGAACATCATCGAGTTCACCGGTCCCGCGCGCTGGCACTTCACGCGGTGGCAGAAGGAGCAGCGCTACTACGTGGAGCACCTCTTTGAGGCCCTGGACACGCCGGGCGAGTGGTATCTGAACCGCAAGACGAACAAGATTTACTACATGCCGATGAAGGGCGAAACGCTGGAGGGCTTCCGCGCGACCATCCCGCAGGCGCGGCAGTTGATTGTACTGAAGGGCGACCCGGCGAGCGGCGCGTTTGTGGAGCATCTCCAGTTTCAGGGCCTGGAGCTGCGGCATTGCGAGTATCCCATTGCGCCGGAGGGCCACAGCGACGCGCAGGCGGCGTTCCGTGTGGACGCGGCCTTCGAGACGGCGGGCGCGCGGCATATCCTGATCGAGGACTGCCGGATCGCGAATGTGGGGACCTACGGCATCTGGTTGCGGGCGGGATCGCAGCACGTGACGGTCCGCCGGAACGAGCTGACGGATCTCGGCGCGGGTGGGGTGCGGATTGGCGAGGGGAGTTCCCCCGAGAGTGACGCCTTTGCGGCGGACCATAATGTAATCGACAACAACTTCCTGCACGACGGCGGGCGGGTGTGGCGCGAGGCGGTGGGGGTATGGATCGGGCGCGCCTCGCACAATGCGGTAACGCACAACGAGATTTCGGATTTTCGCTATACGGGGGTGTCGGTCGGTTGGTCGTGGGGCTACGATCCGAGCTCGGCGCATCACAACAAGATCAACTTCAACCACATCCACCACATCGGGCGGAGCCAGCTCAACGACATGGGCGGCGTGTACCTGCTGGGGGTGTCGCCGGGGACGGAGGTGAAGAACAACCTGGTGCACGATGTGATTTCGCACCCGGCGCTGTATGGCGGCTGGGGGTTGTACACGGACGAGGGCAGCACGGACATCGTGCTGGAGAACAACGTGGTGTACAACACGCGGACGGGGGGCTTCCACCAGCACTACGGCCGGGACAACCGGGTGGTGAACAACGTCTTCGCATTTTCGCACACGCCGAACATCATCCGAACACGGAACGAGGAACACAATTCGTTCTTCTTCGAGCGGAACATCGTGTATTTCAACAACGGCCAGCTGCTGGGGAGCAACTGGCAGAACGACAACTTCACGATGGACCACAATATCTACTGGGACACGAGCGGGCGGCCGATCACGTTCAAGGAGCGCACGTTCACGGAGTGGCAGGCGGCGGGGCACGACCGGCACAGCGTTATTGCGAATCCGTTGTTCCGGAATGCGGAGGCGGCCGACTTTACGCTGGCTCCGGACTCCCCCGCGCTGGCGCTCGGGTTCAGGCCGATCGATTTGAGCGCGGTGGGCCTGTACGGTCCGCCCGAGTGGGTGGAGAAGCCCCGGAAGATCGCGCGGGCGCCGTTTGTGCCGCCGCTGCCCCGCCAGCCATCGCTGGTGTCGGTGGAGAAGATCTGGGACGGCGCGCCGCACAACGCGTTTACGGATATACTGCGGCATGACGAGTACTTCTATGTGACCTTCCGCGAGGCGGAGAACCACGTCGGGACGGACGGGTTGATCCGGGTTATCCGGTCGAAGGACGGCGCGGCGTGGGAATCGTGCGGGTTGCTGAGCGAGGACAGCATCGACCTGCGGGATCCGAAGATTTCGGTGACGCCGGACAAGCGGCTGATGCTGATCATGGGCGGTTCGGACTATGAGGGCGGCGAACTGGTGGGCCGGCAGCCGCGCGTGGCGTTTTCGAGCAACGGCACGGACTGGAGCGCGCCGCAGCGGGTGTGCAGCCCGGGCGACTGGCTCTGGCGCGTGACGTGGCGCGACGGGGTGGCGTGGGGCGTGTCGAACCACTACGTGGTGGGCGAGGACGACCCGCGCAGCCTGTTGCTGTACACGAGCGCGGATGGGGTGAACTGGCGGATCCGGTCCGTGCTGGATATTACGGGCAACCGCTTCGAGGTGACGGCGCGGTTCCTGCCGGACGACACAATGATGCTGCTGGCGCGGCGCGAGGAGGCGGACCAGGGTGCGTATATCGGGACGAGCAAGCCGCCGTATACGGACTGGAACTGGAACAACGCGGGCCTCCGCGCGGGCGGGCCGGATTTCATCCGCCTGCCGGATGGGTCGCTGTGGGCGGGCTTCCGGAATTATGTGGGGAAGGCGACGACGGTGTTCGCGTACATGACGGAGACGGCGCTGCAGCCGGTGATTACGTTGCCGAGCGGCGGCGACACGAGCTATCCGGGCTTCCTCTGGCATGGGGATGTGCTGTGGATGACGTATTACTCGAGCCACGAGGAGAAGACGAGTATTTATCTGGCGAAGATTGCGTTTGAGTGA
- a CDS encoding type II toxin-antitoxin system HicB family antitoxin, with translation MKKDLIYTIHLEPAEEGGYTVTVPALPAVITQGDTYAEAIAMAEDAIQTYIEYCIGRARGLPQAGPCAPA, from the coding sequence ATGAAAAAGGATCTCATTTACACCATCCATCTGGAACCCGCCGAAGAGGGTGGATACACCGTGACCGTGCCGGCGCTGCCCGCGGTAATCACGCAGGGCGACACCTACGCCGAGGCTATTGCCATGGCGGAAGATGCAATCCAGACCTACATCGAGTACTGCATCGGACGCGCCAGGGGACTGCCTCAGGCGGGCCCGTGCGCCCCCGCATAA
- a CDS encoding MoxR family ATPase produces the protein MEQATMHTLTDAEAHEKLAALRQNLNTVIQGKADAIDVLLAAVVAGGSVLMEDVPGVGKTTLAKALARSLDATYNRIQFTPDLLPADILGTSIYNPKDGSFGFRAGPVFCNVLLADEINRASPRTQSALLEAMSEQQVTIEGQARHLAAPFFVLATENPIEYHGTYPLPEAQLDRFLAQLNLGYPDTDTEVAILYAQARQHPLETLAPVMNGLELTSIQALAREVQVHAEIARYLVGLVQATRQDIRLKLGVSPRASLMLFGAARAAALLEGRDFVLPDDVQAMARHVLPHRIVLTPKSKYDGTTKAGVINDILESVAVPA, from the coding sequence ATGGAACAAGCCACTATGCATACCTTGACCGACGCGGAGGCGCATGAGAAGTTGGCCGCATTGAGGCAGAACCTGAATACCGTGATTCAGGGGAAGGCGGATGCCATCGACGTGCTGCTGGCCGCGGTGGTCGCGGGCGGATCCGTGCTGATGGAGGACGTGCCGGGCGTGGGCAAGACGACGCTGGCGAAGGCGCTGGCGCGTTCGCTGGACGCGACGTACAACCGCATCCAGTTCACGCCGGACCTGCTCCCCGCCGATATCCTGGGCACCTCCATTTACAACCCGAAGGACGGCAGCTTCGGTTTTCGCGCGGGGCCGGTGTTCTGCAACGTATTGCTCGCCGACGAGATTAACCGGGCGTCGCCCCGGACGCAATCGGCCCTGCTGGAGGCGATGAGCGAGCAGCAGGTGACCATTGAGGGCCAGGCGCGGCATCTGGCGGCGCCGTTCTTCGTGCTGGCGACGGAAAACCCGATCGAGTACCACGGGACCTATCCCCTGCCCGAGGCGCAGCTCGATCGTTTTCTGGCGCAACTGAACCTGGGCTATCCGGACACGGATACGGAGGTGGCTATCCTGTATGCGCAGGCGCGCCAGCATCCCCTGGAAACGCTGGCGCCGGTGATGAATGGGCTCGAGCTCACGTCCATCCAGGCGCTGGCGCGGGAAGTACAGGTCCACGCGGAGATCGCGCGGTACCTGGTCGGGCTCGTGCAGGCGACGCGGCAAGACATCCGGCTGAAGCTCGGGGTAAGCCCGCGCGCCTCGCTGATGCTGTTCGGCGCGGCGCGGGCGGCGGCGTTACTCGAGGGGCGCGACTTTGTGCTGCCGGACGACGTGCAGGCCATGGCGCGGCACGTCCTCCCCCACCGCATTGTGCTTACGCCGAAATCGAAGTACGACGGCACCACGAAGGCCGGGGTGATCAACGATATCCTGGAATCGGTGGCGGTGCCGGCGTAG
- a CDS encoding glycosyltransferase family 39 protein has product MTSTSLASLKEEFATAESLSQERAAREPGRGPAFALLVLLAAFHVAVNLWWLGADNHVIRTDEEGHMLFARTYHEVLFVNDYPDPIHRLIAASRIRPGNPAHPPLFQLLGAVMIATFGYSTDVIAGTNTVFFVLLLFGCYALARTFLRPWQALFLVFAVSFTPMVFASSRFFMTDFAAAAVVIWGLYALVKSDGYQHPGWSFFFGLLIGLGVLIRTITFAYLLLPALAAALLSLFRVLRNKPNDFGRGTLAGLTVHGLMALVVAAGVAAPWYYANLEHFYDFWANKKVGVNRGVLTNFYLTPDPPAAPSPNAPAAAPAPPDAAPLKTWYAPLLQKFQNPPVAWIRYPVYLLNNGLFVPLAALALLGALFAPLRRQFRTRTLLHLYLCILGSWVFFSVLLRFGTPRYALPVAPLAAALAALFVLGLPERTLRLGAGALMAAVLLFQFGNLTFKPYGPYARLDLPVPLPPAEARHFVDGHPVVYKDHLTLSDAYTRLGPPETENFKERLLQIMAAHEKTLPVREGQYANYQKLNLRGMELHERHFWPSDNPYRLPGMASEDAPQRRFRMIHMGVEPDHLLPRLGETDYILYQIDAALSETAAEYVRFFEARGFTLVEAFNVPAYGWVPETINGVLARKLEGELAPVDAAAIAEMDLYGLHELRYSPDFQLLPPELRALARESFESKLNAVASPFQLNDAVTFMTADVTNVGESTFRFRLVFQIHKALDRDWRMLFHGFVAPENLARLPEEKRVQGYVDWNFDPHPPATEWAPGDYAILTHQIVAEPMVYQFKFGLFQGETLYGREALLKTMDLAAIPPPAAN; this is encoded by the coding sequence GTGACCAGCACATCCCTGGCCAGTCTCAAGGAGGAGTTCGCCACCGCGGAATCGCTTAGCCAGGAACGCGCCGCGCGTGAACCGGGACGCGGCCCGGCATTCGCCTTACTCGTCCTGCTTGCGGCCTTCCACGTCGCGGTGAACCTTTGGTGGCTCGGTGCGGACAACCACGTCATCCGTACGGACGAAGAAGGGCATATGCTCTTTGCGCGCACCTACCACGAAGTACTCTTCGTCAACGACTACCCGGATCCCATTCACCGCCTGATCGCCGCATCCCGGATCCGGCCCGGAAATCCCGCGCACCCGCCGCTCTTCCAATTGCTCGGCGCCGTAATGATCGCGACATTCGGCTACAGCACCGATGTCATAGCCGGAACCAACACCGTTTTCTTTGTGTTGTTGCTGTTCGGCTGCTATGCCCTGGCCCGCACCTTCCTCCGGCCCTGGCAGGCGCTGTTCCTCGTCTTCGCCGTCAGCTTCACACCGATGGTCTTCGCATCGTCGCGTTTCTTTATGACCGACTTCGCCGCCGCCGCCGTCGTGATCTGGGGACTCTACGCCCTGGTCAAGAGCGACGGCTACCAGCATCCGGGCTGGAGCTTCTTCTTTGGCTTGCTCATCGGCCTCGGCGTGCTCATCCGGACCATTACCTTCGCCTACTTGCTTCTCCCGGCCCTCGCCGCCGCCCTCTTGAGCCTGTTCCGGGTCCTCCGGAATAAGCCCAACGATTTCGGGCGCGGCACGCTCGCCGGGCTCACAGTCCACGGCCTCATGGCCCTCGTCGTCGCGGCCGGCGTTGCGGCGCCCTGGTACTACGCCAACCTGGAGCATTTCTACGACTTCTGGGCCAACAAGAAGGTCGGCGTAAACCGGGGCGTGCTCACCAATTTCTACCTCACGCCGGATCCGCCCGCCGCGCCATCCCCGAATGCGCCAGCCGCCGCGCCCGCGCCCCCCGACGCCGCTCCGCTGAAAACGTGGTACGCGCCGCTCCTGCAAAAATTCCAGAATCCGCCCGTCGCCTGGATCCGCTACCCGGTTTACCTGCTGAACAACGGCCTTTTCGTCCCCCTCGCAGCCCTGGCGCTGCTGGGCGCGCTCTTCGCCCCGCTGCGCCGCCAATTCCGAACCCGAACGCTCCTGCACCTCTATCTGTGCATTCTGGGCAGCTGGGTGTTCTTCTCCGTTCTCCTGCGTTTCGGCACGCCCCGCTACGCGCTGCCCGTCGCGCCACTGGCCGCCGCCCTGGCCGCGCTCTTCGTGCTCGGCCTGCCGGAACGCACGTTGCGCCTTGGCGCGGGCGCGCTAATGGCCGCCGTGCTGCTCTTCCAGTTCGGCAACCTGACCTTCAAACCCTACGGGCCCTACGCCCGCCTGGATCTGCCCGTGCCGCTCCCGCCCGCCGAGGCCCGGCATTTCGTGGATGGCCACCCGGTCGTCTACAAGGACCACCTGACCCTGAGCGATGCCTACACCCGGCTCGGCCCCCCGGAGACCGAAAACTTCAAGGAGCGCCTCCTGCAAATCATGGCCGCGCATGAAAAAACGCTCCCCGTCCGCGAGGGCCAATACGCCAACTACCAGAAGCTGAACCTCCGCGGCATGGAGCTCCACGAGCGGCATTTCTGGCCCAGCGACAACCCCTACCGCCTGCCCGGGATGGCCTCGGAAGACGCGCCACAGCGTCGCTTCCGCATGATCCACATGGGCGTCGAACCCGATCATCTGCTCCCGCGCCTGGGCGAGACCGACTACATCCTCTACCAGATCGACGCGGCCCTTTCGGAAACCGCGGCGGAGTACGTGCGCTTCTTCGAGGCGCGCGGCTTCACGCTCGTGGAGGCCTTCAACGTGCCCGCCTACGGCTGGGTGCCCGAAACCATCAACGGCGTGCTCGCCCGGAAGCTCGAAGGCGAACTGGCCCCCGTGGACGCGGCGGCGATCGCCGAGATGGACCTCTACGGCCTCCACGAACTCCGCTACTCGCCCGATTTCCAGCTTCTGCCCCCCGAACTCCGCGCGCTGGCCCGCGAATCCTTCGAATCCAAACTCAACGCGGTTGCGAGCCCCTTCCAGTTGAACGACGCCGTCACCTTCATGACCGCCGACGTAACGAACGTGGGGGAGAGCACCTTCCGCTTCCGGCTTGTATTCCAGATTCACAAGGCCCTGGACCGCGACTGGCGCATGCTGTTCCACGGCTTTGTGGCGCCCGAAAACCTCGCGCGCCTTCCGGAAGAAAAGCGGGTCCAGGGCTACGTGGATTGGAACTTCGACCCGCACCCGCCCGCGACCGAGTGGGCGCCCGGCGACTACGCCATCCTCACGCACCAGATTGTCGCCGAGCCGATGGTCTACCAGTTCAAGTTCGGGCTTTTCCAGGGCGAAACGCTCTACGGGCGCGAGGCGCTCCTCAAGACGATGGACCTCGCCGCAATTCCCCCGCCCGCCGCAAACTGA
- a CDS encoding ATP-binding protein translates to MLNHLDLTNVGPAASMRLDFGPRLNLLTGNNSLGKTFVLDVAWWALTQTWPGKDERQSMAWPLNGKRREASITYSFDSKSGRDMAHSSKFDSEREVWPLKQARPANPGLVLYLRIDGGYSLWDPARNYWKKRSARNFEDPDRPKSFDFDMNDIWNGLRGDGNVYCEGLLSDWKTWRDRGQLEYQLLHDVLSKLTPHQSDWMKLGEMTRISLSDVREIPTLETPYGPVPVTLASAGVKRILALAYLITWAHLEHVNACKLLGDNPTHRFTVLIDEVELHLHPQWQRVLLPAVLRVMKGLGTEGAIRAGEELPSVQVIASTHAPLVMASIEPEYSEHSDKVFHFDVRDGDIRVDEMQWAPQGDAVGWLVSEVFGLEQARSKDAEIAIEAAEAYMRGSVEEPQPKFTNRESIQKELLRVLPTHDPFWPRWIVSNGDRGNDQV, encoded by the coding sequence ATGCTGAATCACCTGGATTTGACCAATGTTGGCCCGGCTGCGTCGATGCGACTGGATTTCGGGCCACGACTCAATCTCCTCACCGGTAACAACAGCTTGGGGAAGACCTTCGTCCTGGACGTTGCGTGGTGGGCGCTGACCCAGACCTGGCCCGGCAAAGACGAGCGGCAGTCGATGGCTTGGCCATTGAACGGCAAGCGGCGAGAGGCTTCGATCACATATTCCTTCGACTCCAAGAGTGGTCGGGATATGGCTCATTCCAGCAAATTTGATTCGGAACGTGAGGTATGGCCACTGAAACAGGCACGTCCCGCGAATCCCGGCCTGGTGCTCTACCTCCGGATTGACGGCGGCTATTCTTTGTGGGATCCCGCGCGAAACTACTGGAAGAAGCGGTCCGCGCGGAATTTTGAGGATCCTGACCGTCCCAAGTCCTTCGATTTCGATATGAATGACATATGGAACGGCTTGCGCGGAGATGGAAACGTCTACTGTGAAGGTTTGCTCAGTGACTGGAAGACCTGGCGCGATAGAGGCCAGCTTGAGTACCAACTACTCCACGACGTGCTCTCCAAGTTGACGCCACACCAAAGTGATTGGATGAAGCTTGGAGAAATGACGCGTATTTCCCTCAGTGACGTGAGGGAAATTCCAACGCTGGAAACGCCCTATGGGCCAGTCCCCGTGACGCTTGCTTCGGCGGGAGTAAAGCGCATCCTCGCTTTGGCCTACCTCATCACCTGGGCCCATCTGGAGCATGTAAACGCTTGTAAACTTCTGGGCGATAACCCCACGCATAGATTTACCGTACTCATCGACGAAGTGGAACTTCACTTGCACCCCCAATGGCAGCGTGTACTCCTGCCTGCCGTGCTTCGTGTCATGAAAGGACTTGGTACGGAGGGGGCGATTCGCGCCGGTGAAGAGCTTCCTTCCGTTCAGGTCATCGCTTCGACGCATGCGCCCCTGGTTATGGCGTCTATCGAGCCGGAATACAGCGAACATTCCGACAAGGTATTTCATTTTGACGTACGCGATGGCGACATCCGCGTGGATGAAATGCAATGGGCGCCGCAAGGAGACGCGGTGGGATGGCTGGTATCCGAGGTGTTCGGGCTGGAGCAAGCGCGCTCGAAAGACGCCGAGATTGCCATCGAGGCCGCCGAGGCATACATGCGGGGGTCCGTTGAGGAACCGCAACCCAAGTTTACAAACCGTGAATCAATACAGAAGGAATTGCTACGCGTGCTACCCACCCACGACCCATTTTGGCCTCGTTGGATAGTCAGCAATGGGGACCGTGGAAATGATCAGGTTTAG
- a CDS encoding histidinol-phosphatase: protein MKRILSAALVASALVFSAQSAADAQWYKGATHVHSLWSDGDGAPEIIADWYKSQGWDFLCFSDHNILLEGEKYVPVVADGKLTPERLLAIQQRFGREWIDLRQTGTNREMRLKTLAELAAHFEEPGKFILIQAEEMTTAGGNPHMNAINLREVVPGAPEEGDAAPKMNAYLDAIEAQQAKHGAPMFVHLNHPNWRNALSTETLLAVPRLRFFEVYNGAGPTDRGYPERGVPSTERHWDVVQSMQLRRNPDYILYGVATDDSHNYHKFEPGAANPGRGWVMVRAEALEVSAIVEAMRRGDFYGSSGVTLKAIDRGAGGLGVEIDAQPGVTYTTRYIGTRKGFAEAATPFLGADGQPVAGSSLIYSDAIGAVLHETTETRSRYAFQGDELYVRATITSDKVMENPPVAGDVEMAWVQPVLVK from the coding sequence ATGAAACGTATCCTTAGCGCCGCCCTGGTGGCGTCCGCCCTGGTTTTCTCTGCCCAATCCGCCGCCGACGCGCAATGGTACAAGGGGGCGACGCATGTACACAGTCTCTGGAGCGACGGGGATGGTGCGCCGGAGATTATTGCGGACTGGTACAAGTCGCAGGGGTGGGATTTTCTGTGTTTTTCGGACCACAACATTCTGCTGGAGGGGGAGAAGTATGTGCCGGTGGTTGCGGATGGCAAGCTTACGCCGGAGCGTCTTCTGGCGATCCAGCAGCGGTTCGGGCGGGAGTGGATCGACCTGCGGCAGACGGGCACGAACCGGGAGATGCGGCTGAAGACGCTGGCGGAGCTTGCGGCGCATTTTGAGGAGCCGGGGAAGTTCATCCTGATTCAGGCGGAGGAGATGACGACGGCCGGAGGCAACCCGCACATGAACGCGATCAACCTGCGGGAGGTCGTGCCCGGGGCGCCGGAGGAGGGGGACGCGGCGCCGAAGATGAACGCGTATCTGGACGCGATCGAGGCGCAGCAGGCGAAACATGGGGCGCCGATGTTTGTTCACCTGAACCACCCGAACTGGCGCAATGCGCTGAGCACGGAGACGTTGCTGGCCGTGCCGCGCCTCCGCTTTTTCGAGGTGTACAATGGCGCGGGGCCGACGGATCGCGGCTACCCGGAGCGGGGCGTACCGAGCACGGAGCGGCACTGGGACGTTGTCCAGTCGATGCAGCTGCGCCGGAACCCGGACTATATTCTGTATGGCGTGGCGACGGACGACAGCCACAACTACCATAAATTCGAGCCTGGCGCGGCGAATCCGGGCCGCGGCTGGGTGATGGTGCGGGCGGAGGCGCTTGAAGTGAGCGCGATTGTCGAGGCGATGCGGCGGGGCGACTTTTACGGCAGCAGCGGGGTCACGCTGAAGGCGATCGATCGCGGCGCCGGGGGCCTGGGGGTTGAGATTGACGCGCAGCCGGGCGTGACGTATACGACGCGCTATATCGGCACGCGAAAGGGCTTTGCGGAGGCGGCGACGCCGTTTCTCGGCGCGGACGGCCAGCCCGTGGCGGGGAGCTCGCTGATCTACAGCGATGCGATTGGCGCTGTGCTGCACGAGACCACGGAGACGCGGTCGCGGTATGCGTTTCAGGGCGACGAGCTGTATGTCCGCGCGACGATCACGTCGGACAAGGTGATGGAGAATCCGCCGGTCGCGGGGGATGTGGAGATGGCGTGGGTTCAGCCGGTGCTGGTGAAGTAG
- a CDS encoding PaaI family thioesterase — protein MAAAHDSPPRFVPLPGWKPAEFPRSFGTGRSFVSGETAGDRLIVHYYEEADPAVLHALVWFGPGAEGPPGHAHGGGMAAVLDEAMGFSAWHAGHPVVAATITVNFRRKLPLGVVRGVTCRVERVDDRKVYTFGQIYDLQSGAFFTEAEGLFIIQPLDAFGGPDGPLPGRK, from the coding sequence ATGGCCGCCGCGCACGATAGCCCGCCGCGTTTCGTTCCGCTGCCCGGCTGGAAACCCGCCGAGTTTCCCCGGAGCTTCGGGACCGGGCGCTCCTTCGTCTCCGGCGAGACGGCCGGCGATCGCCTGATCGTCCACTACTACGAAGAAGCCGACCCCGCCGTCCTGCATGCGCTGGTCTGGTTCGGGCCCGGCGCCGAAGGGCCCCCGGGACACGCCCACGGCGGCGGCATGGCCGCCGTGCTCGATGAGGCCATGGGCTTCTCCGCCTGGCACGCCGGCCACCCCGTCGTCGCCGCCACCATCACCGTCAACTTCCGCCGCAAGCTCCCGCTCGGCGTCGTCCGCGGCGTCACCTGCCGGGTCGAGCGCGTGGATGACCGGAAAGTCTACACATTCGGCCAGATCTACGATCTGCAAAGCGGCGCCTTCTTCACCGAAGCCGAAGGACTCTTCATCATCCAGCCCCTCGACGCATTCGGCGGCCCCGACGGCCCCCTTCCCGGAAGAAAATAG
- a CDS encoding exo-alpha-sialidase codes for MSRLLIAGAVVALLAGVASRAHAELVNLAEPRIAAEVVSVEKIWDQGAHNAFTDLVRFEGQWYCTFREGENHVGTDGRIRVIRSADGAAWESCGLLEEAGVDLRDPKLCVTPDNRLMLNLGGSFYEGDTLLNRRPRVSFSGDGATWSAPKPICADGDWLWRVTWREGRAWGVAYEARIGEPREWILRLYSSEDGENYRIRSILNVPDSPNETTLRFGDDGTMYALVRREAGDKGAWLGTSPPPYVDWRWDNTEVQMGGPNFMQLPNGHWIAAGRRYPGGAKTVLYELRKLEVIARDFGDPGGGAGRPMLLTSLNPLAELPSGGDTSYPGLVWHEGLLWMSYYASHEGKTSIYLAKIRLTEGAPAPGN; via the coding sequence ATGTCGAGATTGTTGATCGCGGGGGCTGTTGTAGCGTTGCTGGCCGGGGTGGCGTCGCGGGCGCACGCGGAGTTGGTTAACCTGGCCGAACCGCGGATCGCGGCGGAAGTGGTTTCGGTGGAGAAGATCTGGGATCAGGGCGCGCACAACGCGTTTACGGATCTGGTGCGGTTTGAGGGGCAGTGGTATTGCACTTTTCGCGAGGGCGAGAACCATGTGGGCACGGACGGCCGTATCCGGGTGATCCGTTCGGCGGATGGCGCGGCGTGGGAGTCGTGCGGGCTGCTGGAGGAGGCGGGTGTGGACCTGCGCGACCCGAAGTTGTGCGTGACGCCGGACAACCGCCTGATGCTGAACCTGGGGGGATCCTTTTACGAGGGGGACACGCTGTTGAACCGGCGGCCGCGCGTGTCGTTTTCAGGCGACGGCGCGACGTGGAGCGCGCCGAAACCGATTTGCGCGGACGGGGACTGGTTGTGGCGCGTGACGTGGCGCGAAGGGCGGGCGTGGGGCGTGGCGTATGAGGCGCGGATCGGCGAGCCGCGCGAGTGGATCCTGCGGCTGTATTCGAGCGAGGACGGCGAGAACTATCGGATCCGGAGCATCCTGAACGTGCCGGACAGCCCGAACGAGACGACGCTTCGCTTTGGCGACGATGGAACGATGTATGCGCTGGTGCGCCGGGAAGCGGGTGACAAGGGGGCGTGGCTTGGAACGAGTCCGCCACCGTATGTGGACTGGCGCTGGGACAACACGGAAGTGCAGATGGGTGGGCCGAACTTCATGCAGCTCCCGAATGGCCACTGGATAGCGGCGGGGCGGCGGTATCCGGGCGGGGCGAAGACGGTGCTGTACGAACTGCGGAAGCTTGAGGTGATAGCCCGCGATTTCGGGGATCCGGGCGGCGGCGCGGGCCGTCCGATGCTCCTGACTTCCCTCAATCCACTCGCCGAGTTGCCCAGCGGCGGCGACACGAGCTATCCGGGGCTGGTGTGGCATGAGGGGCTGCTCTGGATGAGCTACTATGCGTCGCACGAGGGCAAGACGAGTATTTACCTGGCGAAGATCCGGTTAACGGAGGGGGCTCCGGCCCCGGGGAACTGA